A single region of the Streptomyces virginiae genome encodes:
- a CDS encoding SDR family oxidoreductase produces MSGIEGKVVAVTGAGSGIGEATALLLAERGAKVVLGARRTERLEALAARIERAGGRAAWIRTDVTRRADLSGLVGLARERYGRLDVLVSNAGVGLISPLDELRVEDWEEMIDVNLKGVLYGIAAALPVFREQGSGHFVNTVSTAGLRVVPLQSVYAGTKNAVRTISEGLRQEAGDALRVTVVSPGAVRTDFTERMDPQARARIDRMMETALSPDAVARAIAFAVEQPDGVDVGDIVVRPTAQA; encoded by the coding sequence ATGTCGGGAATCGAAGGCAAGGTCGTCGCCGTCACCGGCGCCGGCAGCGGTATCGGTGAGGCGACCGCCCTCCTGCTCGCCGAGCGGGGCGCGAAGGTGGTCCTCGGCGCACGTCGCACGGAGCGGCTGGAGGCGCTGGCCGCCCGGATCGAGCGGGCCGGCGGCCGAGCCGCCTGGATCCGTACGGACGTGACGCGACGCGCCGACCTGTCCGGCCTCGTCGGCCTGGCGCGGGAGCGGTACGGCAGGCTCGACGTCCTCGTCAGCAACGCCGGGGTGGGGCTCATCTCCCCGCTCGACGAACTGCGCGTCGAGGACTGGGAGGAGATGATCGACGTCAACCTCAAGGGCGTCCTCTACGGGATCGCCGCGGCGCTCCCCGTCTTCCGGGAGCAGGGCTCCGGACACTTCGTCAACACCGTGTCCACCGCCGGACTGCGCGTCGTACCGCTCCAGTCGGTGTACGCGGGCACCAAGAACGCGGTGCGCACGATCTCCGAGGGCCTGCGCCAGGAGGCCGGGGACGCGCTGCGCGTGACCGTCGTGTCGCCGGGGGCCGTGCGCACGGACTTCACGGAGCGCATGGACCCGCAGGCGCGGGCCCGGATCGACCGGATGATGGAGACCGCGCTGTCCCCGGACGCGGTGGCCCGTGCCATCGCCTTCGCCGTCGAGCAGCCGGACGGTGTCGACGTGGGCGACATCGTCGTGCGCCCCACCGCGCAGGCCTGA
- a CDS encoding TetR/AcrR family transcriptional regulator — MAADAGRPLRADAQRNRDKILAAAVRVFTEQGLEAHFERIAKEAGVGTGTLYRNFPTKEALIEAAYRNEVARLCDSVPTLLASLPPYEALRAWTRRFIDYATAKMGMADAMRAVLAAGTDPYTDSRRMIQDALTSLMDACAAAGAIRTDISSTDMFAALAGIALTSAGPDRRDQAERLLDLNLDGLRLARP; from the coding sequence ATGGCCGCAGACGCGGGACGCCCGCTCAGAGCCGACGCGCAGCGCAACCGGGACAAGATCCTGGCCGCCGCGGTACGCGTGTTCACCGAGCAGGGGCTGGAGGCGCACTTCGAGCGCATCGCCAAGGAAGCCGGCGTGGGCACCGGCACCCTCTACCGCAACTTCCCCACCAAGGAAGCCCTCATCGAGGCGGCCTACCGCAACGAGGTCGCCCGACTGTGCGACTCCGTCCCCACCTTGCTGGCGAGCCTGCCGCCGTACGAGGCCCTCCGCGCCTGGACGCGCCGCTTCATCGACTACGCCACCGCCAAGATGGGCATGGCCGACGCGATGCGGGCGGTCCTCGCCGCGGGGACCGACCCCTACACCGACAGCCGCCGGATGATCCAGGACGCCCTTACGTCCCTCATGGACGCCTGCGCCGCCGCGGGCGCGATCAGGACCGACATCAGCTCGACCGACATGTTCGCCGCCCTCGCGGGCATCGCCCTCACCTCCGCCGGCCCCGACCGGCGGGACCAGGCCGAACGCCTCCTCGACCTCAACCTGGACGGGCTGCGCCTCGCGCGTCCGTAG
- the bla gene encoding class A beta-lactamase, with product MRTPDASTSRRALLTVGAGVALAAALPVGTASAASTAAGLRALEREYGARLGVYALDTASGRTVVHRADELFPMCSVFKTLAAAAVLRDLDHDGSHLAKRIHYTLQDVTDAGGGSITEKPENIANGLTVAELCSAAIAQSDNAAGNLLLRELGGPTAVTRFCRSLGDRTTRLDRWEPELNSAEPSRVTDTTGPRAIGRTYARLALGDALDPGDRELLNRWLLSNTTSGDRLRAGLPKDWAVADKTGAGSYGTNNNVGIAWPPGRPPIVLAILSTMPEATAPRDNTLIARTAKLLADTLA from the coding sequence GTGAGGACCCCGGACGCATCAACGTCCCGACGCGCACTGCTGACCGTGGGAGCGGGGGTGGCACTCGCCGCCGCGTTGCCGGTGGGCACGGCGAGTGCCGCGTCGACGGCGGCCGGCCTGCGCGCGCTGGAGCGCGAGTACGGGGCGCGGTTGGGGGTGTACGCGCTGGACACGGCCTCCGGCCGGACCGTGGTCCACCGGGCCGACGAACTGTTCCCCATGTGCTCGGTGTTCAAGACGCTCGCGGCGGCGGCCGTGCTGCGGGACCTCGACCACGACGGCTCGCATCTCGCCAAGCGGATCCACTACACGCTCCAGGACGTCACGGACGCGGGCGGCGGGTCGATCACCGAGAAGCCCGAGAACATCGCGAACGGCCTGACCGTGGCGGAACTCTGCTCCGCCGCCATCGCCCAGAGCGACAACGCGGCCGGGAACCTGCTGCTGCGCGAGCTCGGCGGCCCCACCGCGGTCACCCGCTTCTGCCGCTCGCTGGGCGACCGTACGACCCGGCTCGACCGGTGGGAGCCCGAGCTGAACTCGGCGGAGCCGTCCCGGGTGACGGACACGACCGGCCCGCGCGCGATCGGGCGGACCTACGCCCGCCTCGCGCTCGGCGACGCGCTGGACCCCGGGGACCGGGAACTGCTGAACCGGTGGCTGCTGTCGAACACCACCAGCGGTGACCGCCTGCGGGCCGGCCTGCCGAAGGACTGGGCTGTCGCGGACAAGACGGGCGCCGGTTCGTACGGGACGAACAACAACGTGGGTATCGCCTGGCCGCCGGGGCGCCCGCCCATCGTCCTGGCCATCCTCTCGACGATGCCGGAGGCGACGGCGCCGCGCGACAACACCCTGATCGCCCGAACCGCGAAGCTGCTGGCGGACACGCTCGCCTGA
- a CDS encoding TetR/AcrR family transcriptional regulator, which translates to MTPLPRFHRLPAERQEAILAVARAHFAEHGPASASYNKIIEAAGFSKTAAYQYFDGREDLLAAVLDDVLDRLLGVLGPWTPARDEADFWTRLEAGSHALAAHLHAHPDDLALADAAVGRARDGVWLGWFGAVVQDGRRLGFIRTDVDPDLLAGATAAVMRAADAWALSALRAERPTAPAVPGGEQVWSLLRGLWSGAADGGAGRAH; encoded by the coding sequence ATGACTCCGCTCCCTCGATTCCATCGACTGCCGGCCGAGCGACAGGAGGCGATCCTCGCCGTCGCCCGCGCGCACTTCGCCGAGCACGGCCCCGCGTCCGCCTCGTACAACAAGATCATCGAAGCGGCGGGTTTCTCGAAGACCGCCGCCTACCAGTACTTCGACGGCCGAGAGGACCTCCTCGCCGCGGTTCTCGACGATGTCCTCGACCGCCTCCTCGGCGTGCTCGGGCCGTGGACCCCGGCCCGCGACGAGGCCGACTTCTGGACACGACTGGAAGCCGGATCCCATGCCCTTGCCGCGCACCTGCATGCCCACCCGGACGATCTGGCCCTCGCCGACGCCGCCGTCGGGCGGGCGCGGGACGGCGTCTGGCTCGGCTGGTTCGGGGCCGTGGTCCAGGACGGCCGGCGGCTCGGTTTCATCCGGACGGACGTGGACCCGGACCTGCTGGCGGGCGCGACCGCGGCCGTGATGCGGGCGGCCGACGCATGGGCGCTGAGTGCGCTGCGCGCGGAGCGGCCGACGGCGCCGGCGGTCCCCGGGGGCGAGCAGGTCTGGAGCCTGCTGCGCGGGCTGTGGAGCGGCGCAGCGGACGGAGGAGCCGGCCGTGCGCACTGA
- a CDS encoding GNAT family N-acetyltransferase produces the protein MSEYDTGDHDDAPPPARCAPVLAAAFVREPAMRWISGGSDRVRRAWFTTTLRTHATLPGARRHLLTDRHGRAVAAAVLTPPAAAPSGAARAAWAARTLLGCGPRALLRTLRYLHATEAETPPGAWTLEFIGVEPAAAGRGAGGWLLNRLLAATPAPGGVFLTTADEANVRLYHRFGFTTLRRLTVGPLEVTAMWRPDPSERTRAGG, from the coding sequence ATGTCTGAGTACGACACGGGTGACCACGACGACGCTCCGCCGCCCGCGCGGTGCGCGCCCGTGCTCGCCGCCGCCTTCGTCCGCGAACCCGCCATGAGGTGGATCTCGGGCGGATCGGACCGGGTGCGACGGGCATGGTTCACCACCACACTGCGGACGCACGCCACGCTCCCCGGAGCCCGTCGCCACCTGCTGACCGACCGGCACGGCCGAGCCGTCGCCGCCGCCGTCCTCACACCACCGGCCGCCGCCCCCTCGGGCGCGGCCCGGGCCGCCTGGGCGGCCCGCACCCTGCTGGGCTGCGGCCCCCGCGCCCTGCTGCGGACGCTGCGCTACCTGCACGCCACCGAGGCCGAAACCCCGCCCGGGGCCTGGACCCTGGAGTTCATCGGCGTGGAGCCCGCGGCCGCGGGACGGGGCGCCGGAGGGTGGCTCCTGAACCGCCTGCTCGCCGCGACCCCCGCGCCCGGCGGTGTCTTCCTCACCACCGCCGACGAGGCGAACGTACGGCTCTATCACCGCTTCGGCTTCACCACCCTGCGGCGCCTGACGGTGGGCCCGCTGGAAGTGACGGCGATGTGGCGGCCGGACCCGTCCGAGCGGACGCGCGCCGGCGGGTAA
- a CDS encoding family 2B encapsulin nanocompartment shell protein — protein MTVDTSPEAQLEPPRQSSLSTAAARNLASTTKSAPQMQEITSRWLLRMLPWVETKGGTYRVNRRLTYTVGDGTIEFVQDGANVRVIPRELGELALLRGFDDDDVLTAIAGRCVQRDFRAGEVIVERGTPADQIHLIAHGRISQTSVGKYGDDVAVAVLADGDRFGENALLDADATWDYTATAETPGILLTLSRGDFASVLAAAPQLQDHINRFSSLPQQRQNKHGEAEIAMSAGHTGEADLPGAFVDYELKPREYELSIAQTVLRIHTRVADLYNGPHNQTEEQLRLTIEALRERQEHELINNRDFGLLHNAAFKQRIQTHSGPPTPDDLDELLCRRRGSKFFLAHPRTIAAIGREFNARGLYPDHVDVGGQQVPAWRGVPILPCNKIPISKENTSSVLVMRTGEDNQGVIGLRQTGLPEEYEPGLSVRFMGISEQAIISYLVTTYFSAAILVPDALGVLENVQIARRRD, from the coding sequence ATGACCGTTGACACCAGCCCGGAAGCCCAGCTGGAGCCGCCGCGGCAGTCCAGCCTGAGCACGGCGGCTGCCCGCAACCTTGCCAGCACGACCAAGTCCGCCCCGCAGATGCAGGAGATCACCTCCCGCTGGCTGCTGCGGATGCTCCCCTGGGTGGAGACCAAGGGTGGCACCTACCGGGTCAACCGCCGGCTGACGTACACCGTGGGCGACGGCACCATCGAGTTCGTCCAGGACGGCGCGAACGTCCGGGTGATCCCGCGCGAGCTCGGCGAACTGGCCCTGCTGCGCGGCTTCGACGACGACGACGTGCTGACCGCGATCGCCGGCCGGTGCGTCCAGCGCGACTTCCGGGCCGGTGAGGTGATCGTCGAGCGCGGCACCCCCGCCGACCAGATCCACCTGATCGCCCACGGCCGGATCAGCCAGACCTCCGTCGGCAAGTACGGCGACGACGTCGCCGTAGCCGTACTCGCCGACGGCGACCGGTTCGGCGAGAACGCCCTGCTGGACGCCGACGCCACCTGGGACTACACGGCCACCGCCGAGACCCCGGGCATCCTGCTCACCCTCTCCCGCGGCGACTTCGCCTCCGTGCTCGCCGCGGCGCCGCAACTCCAGGACCACATCAACCGGTTCAGCTCGCTCCCGCAGCAGCGCCAGAACAAGCACGGCGAGGCCGAGATCGCGATGTCCGCCGGCCACACCGGTGAGGCGGACCTGCCCGGCGCCTTCGTCGACTACGAGCTCAAGCCCCGCGAGTACGAACTCTCCATCGCGCAGACCGTGTTGCGGATCCACACCAGGGTCGCCGATCTCTACAACGGGCCGCACAACCAGACCGAGGAACAGCTCAGGCTCACCATCGAGGCGCTGCGCGAGCGCCAGGAGCACGAGCTGATCAACAACCGGGACTTCGGTCTCCTCCACAACGCCGCCTTCAAGCAGCGGATCCAGACCCACTCGGGCCCGCCGACCCCGGACGACCTCGACGAGCTGCTCTGCCGCCGCCGCGGTTCCAAGTTCTTCCTCGCCCACCCCCGGACGATCGCCGCGATCGGGCGCGAGTTCAACGCACGCGGGCTCTACCCGGACCACGTCGACGTCGGCGGCCAGCAGGTTCCGGCCTGGCGCGGGGTCCCGATCCTGCCCTGCAACAAGATCCCGATCAGCAAGGAGAACACCAGCTCCGTCCTCGTCATGCGAACCGGCGAGGACAACCAGGGCGTCATCGGTCTGCGCCAGACCGGCCTGCCGGAGGAGTACGAGCCGGGCCTCTCGGTCCGCTTCATGGGGATCAGCGAGCAGGCGATCATCTCGTACCTGGTCACCACCTACTTCTCGGCCGCCATCCTGGTGCCCGACGCGCTCGGTGTGCTGGAGAACGTGCAGATCGCCCGCAGGCGGGACTAA
- a CDS encoding family 2 encapsulin nanocompartment cargo protein terpene cyclase: protein MPDPGPSPLQSSLPAAVASFGAHVLASALAAGVEPAADAGPVEPSPPVSPAPPAPPVLPVLPTGHPGPVPVAVSVPDEGAAATAAAAPQPSAALERILRGPSGLGTTSLHWARSDAPAVAAAPEASAPIPGHPIPGLYHHPVPEPDPVRVEELSRRIKAWALDEVSLYPEDWEDQFDGFSVGRYMVACHPDAPSIDHLMLATRLMVAENAVDDCYCEDHGGSPIGLGGRLLLAHTALDPVHTTKEYAPDWEASLLSDAPRRAYRSAMEYFLQATTPSQADRYRHDMARLHMGYLAEGAWAQTEYVPEVWEYLAMRQFNNFRPCPTITDSVGGYELPADLHAQPAMQRVIALAGNATTIVNDLYSYTKELASPGRHLNLPVVIAERESRSDREAYLKAVEVHNDLMHDFEAAAAELAVACPVPSVQRFLRGVAVWVDGNHYWHQTNTYRYSLPDFW, encoded by the coding sequence ATGCCCGATCCTGGGCCTTCCCCTCTGCAGTCGAGTCTGCCCGCCGCGGTGGCGTCCTTCGGGGCGCACGTTCTCGCGAGCGCCCTCGCCGCCGGCGTCGAACCGGCCGCCGACGCCGGGCCCGTGGAGCCTTCTCCGCCGGTCTCGCCCGCCCCGCCGGCCCCGCCCGTCCTGCCCGTCCTGCCCACGGGACACCCCGGACCGGTACCCGTAGCCGTGTCCGTTCCCGACGAGGGTGCGGCTGCGACCGCGGCCGCCGCGCCACAGCCGAGTGCCGCCCTCGAACGGATCCTGCGCGGGCCCAGCGGGCTGGGTACGACGAGCCTGCACTGGGCCCGGAGCGATGCCCCCGCCGTCGCCGCGGCCCCCGAGGCGTCCGCGCCGATCCCGGGCCATCCGATCCCGGGGCTCTACCACCACCCGGTGCCGGAGCCCGATCCGGTGCGGGTGGAGGAGCTCAGCCGTCGGATCAAGGCCTGGGCCCTGGACGAGGTGTCGCTCTACCCGGAGGACTGGGAGGACCAGTTCGACGGCTTCTCCGTCGGGCGCTACATGGTCGCCTGCCATCCCGACGCCCCCAGCATCGACCACCTGATGCTCGCCACCCGGCTGATGGTCGCCGAGAACGCGGTCGACGACTGCTACTGCGAGGACCACGGCGGCTCGCCCATCGGCCTCGGCGGTCGTCTGCTGCTGGCGCACACCGCTCTCGACCCCGTCCACACGACGAAGGAGTACGCGCCGGACTGGGAGGCCTCGCTCCTGTCGGACGCACCCCGGCGCGCCTACCGGTCCGCCATGGAGTACTTCCTCCAGGCGACCACGCCCTCGCAGGCCGACCGGTACCGGCACGACATGGCCCGGCTGCACATGGGCTACCTCGCCGAGGGGGCCTGGGCGCAGACGGAGTACGTGCCCGAGGTGTGGGAGTACCTGGCGATGCGCCAGTTCAACAACTTCCGCCCCTGCCCCACCATCACCGACTCCGTCGGCGGCTACGAACTGCCCGCGGATCTCCACGCGCAGCCCGCCATGCAACGGGTGATCGCGTTGGCCGGCAATGCCACCACCATCGTCAACGACCTGTACTCCTACACCAAGGAACTGGCCAGTCCTGGACGGCACTTGAACCTGCCGGTGGTGATCGCCGAACGCGAGAGCCGCTCCGACCGGGAGGCCTACCTGAAGGCTGTCGAGGTGCACAACGACCTGATGCACGACTTCGAGGCAGCGGCCGCCGAACTGGCCGTCGCCTGCCCCGTCCCGAGCGTGCAGCGCTTCCTGCGCGGGGTCGCCGTGTGGGTCGACGGCAACCATTACTGGCACCAGACCAACACCTATCGCTACAGCCTGCCCGATTTCTGGTAA
- a CDS encoding geranyl diphosphate 2-C-methyltransferase, producing the protein MTSTDLTAAAGTSSVFIPGPATPYQGDIARYWDHEARPVNLRLGDVDGLYHHHYGIGDIDHAALGDTEDSAYEKKLIAELHRLESAQADLLLEHLGSIGRDDTLVDAGCGRGGSMVMAHQRFGCKVEGVTLSAKQADFANQRAHELGIEDHVRARVCNMLNTPLETGQAAGSWNNESSMYVDLHDLFAEHSRVLKVGGRYVTITGCWNPRYGQPSKWVSQINAHFECNIHSRREYLRAMADNRLVPQAVIDLTPDTLPYWELRATSSLVTGIEEAFIESYKDGSFQYVLIAADRV; encoded by the coding sequence ATGACTAGCACCGATCTCACCGCCGCCGCCGGTACCTCCTCCGTGTTCATCCCGGGCCCGGCGACTCCCTACCAGGGGGACATCGCCCGTTACTGGGACCACGAGGCCAGGCCCGTGAACCTTCGTCTCGGCGATGTCGACGGCCTTTACCACCACCACTACGGCATCGGCGACATCGACCACGCCGCCCTCGGCGACACCGAGGACAGCGCATACGAGAAGAAGCTGATCGCCGAGCTCCACCGCCTGGAGTCGGCCCAGGCCGACCTCCTCCTCGAACACCTCGGCTCGATCGGGCGCGACGACACCCTCGTCGACGCGGGCTGCGGCCGCGGCGGTTCGATGGTCATGGCCCACCAGCGCTTCGGATGCAAGGTCGAGGGCGTCACCCTGTCGGCCAAGCAGGCCGACTTCGCCAACCAGCGGGCCCACGAACTCGGCATCGAGGACCACGTCCGGGCCCGTGTCTGCAACATGCTCAACACGCCGCTCGAGACCGGGCAGGCCGCCGGCTCGTGGAACAACGAGTCGAGCATGTACGTCGACCTGCACGACCTCTTCGCGGAGCACTCGCGCGTCCTGAAGGTCGGCGGCCGGTACGTGACCATCACCGGCTGCTGGAACCCGCGGTACGGCCAGCCCTCGAAGTGGGTCTCCCAGATCAACGCGCACTTCGAGTGCAACATCCACTCCCGCCGCGAGTACCTGCGCGCGATGGCCGACAACCGTCTCGTCCCGCAGGCCGTCATCGACCTGACCCCCGACACCCTGCCCTACTGGGAGCTGCGGGCCACGTCCTCCCTGGTCACCGGCATCGAGGAGGCGTTCATCGAGTCCTACAAGGACGGCTCCTTCCAGTACGTGCTGATCGCGGCCGACCGCGTCTGA
- a CDS encoding FAD-binding oxidoreductase: MAGTTSQPDRPTARTRSWWGWGWADAHPDDAECTAMGALLPGTLGRPLPVPRVRDLAVAAPAVEPPRSLAHLIGADPADRAAHSMGKAYRDVVRALRGRPGRIPDLVARPTDDQGVADLLDWAGERQVAVVPYGGGSSVTGGVEYRGDAHRAVMSLDLTAMDRVLEVDSEGRAARIQAGTLGPSLEDQLRPHGLTLRHFPQSFEFSTLGGWLATRAGGHYATGRTHIDDFVQSLRVVTPAGISTSWRLPGSGAGPSPDRLFLGSEGALGIITEAWVRLQERPRHKASASVAFTDFRSALRAVRALAQSDLSPANCRLLDSGEAALSGAAHDGSSVLVLGFESADEPVTARLERAVALARSHGGRYDGSGGDSAVGGSAGSPDGDAAVGAWRSAFLRMPYLRDGLARMGAVAETFETAATWDRVPDLIDEVRREVGEAAAKATGFPATVNCRLTHVYPDGAAPYFTVLAAGRAGDEVAVWDDLKAVASEVLHRHRATITHHHAVGRDHRPGYDRQRPEPFALALRAAKGALDPRGILNPGVLVD, encoded by the coding sequence ATGGCCGGCACCACCTCGCAACCCGACCGACCCACCGCCCGCACCCGCTCCTGGTGGGGCTGGGGCTGGGCTGACGCGCATCCCGACGACGCGGAATGCACCGCGATGGGCGCCCTGCTCCCCGGCACCCTCGGCCGTCCGCTCCCCGTCCCCCGCGTCCGCGACCTGGCCGTCGCCGCACCCGCCGTCGAACCCCCGCGGAGCCTCGCCCACCTGATCGGCGCGGATCCCGCCGACCGCGCCGCGCACTCCATGGGCAAGGCCTACCGCGACGTGGTGCGCGCCCTGCGTGGACGCCCGGGCCGCATCCCCGATCTCGTGGCCCGCCCCACCGACGACCAGGGCGTGGCCGATCTGCTGGACTGGGCCGGCGAGCGGCAGGTCGCCGTCGTCCCGTACGGCGGGGGCTCCTCGGTCACCGGCGGTGTCGAGTACCGCGGCGACGCCCACCGGGCCGTCATGTCCCTGGATCTGACCGCCATGGACCGCGTACTGGAGGTGGACTCGGAGGGTCGGGCGGCGCGCATCCAGGCCGGCACGCTCGGGCCGAGCCTGGAGGACCAGCTGCGGCCCCACGGCCTCACCCTGCGGCATTTCCCGCAGAGCTTCGAGTTCTCCACGTTGGGCGGCTGGCTCGCCACCCGGGCCGGCGGCCACTACGCCACCGGCCGCACGCACATCGACGACTTCGTCCAGTCGCTGCGCGTCGTGACCCCGGCCGGCATCAGCACCTCCTGGCGGCTGCCCGGCTCCGGGGCCGGCCCCTCCCCCGACCGCCTGTTCCTGGGCTCCGAAGGGGCCCTCGGCATCATCACCGAGGCATGGGTGCGCCTCCAGGAACGCCCCCGCCACAAGGCGTCCGCCTCGGTCGCGTTCACGGACTTCCGGAGCGCCCTGCGGGCGGTGCGCGCCCTCGCCCAGTCCGACCTCTCCCCCGCCAACTGCCGTCTGCTGGACTCCGGTGAGGCCGCGCTGTCGGGCGCGGCGCACGACGGCAGCTCGGTACTGGTCCTCGGGTTCGAGTCGGCGGACGAGCCGGTGACGGCCCGGCTCGAACGGGCCGTCGCGCTGGCCCGCTCGCACGGCGGCCGGTACGACGGGTCGGGCGGGGACAGCGCGGTCGGCGGCTCGGCGGGAAGCCCGGACGGCGACGCGGCGGTGGGCGCCTGGCGCTCGGCCTTCCTGCGGATGCCCTACCTCCGCGACGGCCTGGCCCGGATGGGGGCGGTCGCGGAGACCTTCGAGACGGCGGCCACCTGGGACCGCGTCCCCGACCTGATCGACGAGGTACGCAGGGAGGTGGGCGAGGCGGCGGCCAAGGCCACCGGCTTCCCTGCGACCGTCAACTGCCGTCTGACACACGTGTATCCGGACGGCGCGGCGCCGTACTTCACCGTACTCGCCGCCGGCCGGGCCGGGGACGAGGTCGCCGTCTGGGACGACCTCAAGGCGGTCGCGAGCGAGGTCCTGCACCGCCACCGGGCCACCATCACCCACCACCACGCCGTCGGCCGGGACCACCGCCCTGGCTACGACCGCCAGCGCCCCGAGCCCTTCGCCCTCGCCCTGCGGGCCGCGAAGGGAGCCCTCGATCCGCGGGGCATCCTCAACCCCGGCGTGCTCGTGGACTGA
- a CDS encoding TetR/AcrR family transcriptional regulator — protein sequence MATPSSHSSKAGTKGVPRQHRRRQMLEAATEEFGTHGYAAASLPAIAARVGVTKTLLHQYFGTKEDLYVACLVPVGDRLLDTIRAAMGEGGAAAPHTPLRVLRSIFTALEGQREAWFVLYDTTLPPDGEAARRASAYWSAIDRLAAGGTAELLRSAGSTDPLDADALKYVWRDLVATLVRWWVKHPEQTPEAMTRRCARLFAAAATLSSDEHLG from the coding sequence ATGGCAACCCCCTCCTCGCATTCCTCGAAGGCCGGCACCAAGGGAGTCCCGCGGCAGCACCGCCGTCGGCAGATGCTGGAGGCGGCCACGGAGGAGTTCGGCACGCACGGCTACGCGGCGGCGTCGCTGCCCGCGATCGCCGCACGCGTGGGCGTCACCAAGACGCTGCTGCACCAGTACTTCGGCACCAAGGAGGACCTGTACGTGGCCTGTCTGGTCCCGGTCGGGGACCGGCTGCTGGACACCATCCGCGCGGCGATGGGCGAGGGCGGAGCCGCCGCGCCGCACACGCCGCTGCGCGTGCTGCGCAGCATCTTCACCGCCCTGGAGGGGCAGCGGGAGGCGTGGTTCGTGCTCTACGACACCACTCTGCCGCCCGATGGCGAGGCCGCGCGCCGGGCCTCGGCGTACTGGTCGGCCATCGACCGGCTCGCCGCCGGCGGCACCGCGGAACTGCTGCGTTCGGCCGGATCCACCGACCCGCTGGACGCCGACGCGCTCAAGTACGTCTGGCGGGACCTGGTCGCCACCCTCGTCCGTTGGTGGGTCAAGCACCCGGAGCAGACCCCGGAGGCCATGACGCGGCGGTGCGCCCGCCTCTTCGCGGCCGCCGCCACGCTCTCCTCTGACGAGCACCTCGGCTGA
- a CDS encoding DUF3224 domain-containing protein, which translates to MRATGTFTVAAFVPTELKPEPAVPTGLPVGVATMEKSFAGEVAGRSATLFTAAFDQETGVGTYVAMESFEGSLNGRDGSFNFVHSATTSGSDRTAEFFTIVPSSGTGALAGIAGAGGMAVDADGTHRIWFDYQLG; encoded by the coding sequence ATGAGAGCTACTGGAACGTTCACCGTCGCAGCGTTCGTCCCGACCGAGCTGAAGCCGGAGCCCGCCGTCCCCACCGGGCTCCCCGTCGGTGTCGCGACCATGGAGAAGTCGTTCGCGGGCGAGGTGGCCGGTCGTTCCGCGACCCTGTTCACCGCCGCGTTCGACCAGGAGACGGGCGTCGGCACCTATGTCGCCATGGAGTCGTTCGAGGGCTCACTGAACGGTCGGGACGGGTCCTTCAACTTCGTGCACTCGGCGACCACGTCCGGCAGTGACCGCACCGCGGAGTTCTTCACCATCGTGCCCTCCAGCGGCACCGGCGCACTGGCGGGAATCGCGGGTGCCGGGGGCATGGCGGTCGACGCCGACGGCACCCACCGGATCTGGTTCGACTACCAGCTCGGCTGA
- a CDS encoding MarR family winged helix-turn-helix transcriptional regulator yields MPKKLTEAEMPAADYAFYGLVWAGTVMTDRVDRALVKAHDLPVSWFEVMLWLASSPEPVPASVLGNSTLLSRSQVSRVVDALQARGLVTRTPSARDARSVEVSLTEAGRTVFTEADATRREALAPVFTELLDERDLEALGTVWRKLKAAKAAQAEQERAR; encoded by the coding sequence ATGCCGAAGAAGCTCACCGAAGCCGAGATGCCGGCGGCCGACTACGCCTTCTACGGGCTGGTGTGGGCCGGAACGGTCATGACCGATCGTGTCGACCGGGCCCTGGTCAAGGCCCACGACCTCCCCGTGTCCTGGTTCGAGGTCATGCTGTGGCTGGCCTCCAGCCCCGAGCCGGTGCCCGCCTCCGTCCTCGGCAACAGCACCCTGCTCAGCCGCAGCCAGGTCTCCCGCGTCGTGGACGCCCTGCAGGCCCGGGGCCTGGTGACCCGCACGCCCTCGGCGCGCGACGCCCGATCGGTGGAGGTCTCCCTCACGGAGGCGGGGCGCACGGTGTTCACCGAGGCCGACGCCACCCGGCGCGAAGCGCTGGCTCCCGTCTTCACCGAGCTCCTCGACGAGCGGGACCTGGAGGCGCTGGGCACCGTGTGGCGCAAGCTCAAGGCGGCGAAGGCCGCGCAGGCCGAGCAGGAACGCGCCCGTTAG